The following are from one region of the Escherichia sp. E4742 genome:
- the arsC gene encoding arsenate reductase (glutaredoxin) (This arsenate reductase requires both glutathione and glutaredoxin to convert arsenate to arsenite, after which the efflux transporter formed by ArsA and ArsB can extrude the arsenite from the cell, providing resistance.) gives MTKQVKIYHNPRCSKSRETLNLLKENGVEPEVVLYLETPADAATLRNLLKMLGMNSARELMRQKEDLYKELNLADSSLSEEVLIQAMVDNPKLMERPIVVVNGKARIGRPPEQVLEIVG, from the coding sequence ATGACCAAACAGGTAAAAATCTACCACAACCCACGCTGCTCAAAGAGCCGTGAAACGCTGAACCTGCTGAAAGAAAATGGTGTAGAGCCGGAAGTAGTGCTCTATCTTGAGACACCCGCCGATGCGGCAACGCTACGTAATTTGCTGAAAATGTTGGGTATGAATAGCGCCCGTGAACTGATGCGCCAGAAAGAGGATCTTTATAAAGAGCTGAATCTTGCAGACAGTTCGCTTAGCGAAGAAGTGCTGATTCAGGCGATGGTGGATAATCCGAAGCTGATGGAACGCCCGATTGTGGTCGTGAATGGCAAAGCGCGTATTGGTCGCCCGCCGGAGCAAGTGCTGGAAATCGTTGGTTAA
- the vapC gene encoding type II toxin-antitoxin system tRNA(fMet)-specific endonuclease VapC, with amino-acid sequence MLKFMLDTNICIFTIKNKPVHVRDRFNLNSGRMCISSVTLMELIYGAEKSQMPERNLAVIEGFVSRLEVLDYDSAAATHTGQIRAELAWQGRPVGPFDQMIAGHARSRGLIVVTNNTREFERVAGIRLEDWS; translated from the coding sequence ATGCTGAAATTCATGCTGGATACCAATATCTGTATTTTCACTATTAAGAATAAACCAGTACATGTCAGGGATCGCTTTAACCTGAATTCTGGCCGGATGTGTATAAGTTCTGTAACATTGATGGAGCTTATCTATGGGGCAGAAAAAAGTCAGATGCCAGAACGCAATTTAGCGGTGATTGAAGGTTTCGTATCTCGTTTGGAAGTGCTTGATTATGATAGTGCTGCTGCGACGCATACTGGGCAAATCAGAGCCGAGCTTGCCTGGCAGGGAAGGCCTGTTGGACCTTTTGACCAGATGATAGCGGGACATGCTCGCAGTCGCGGTTTGATTGTGGTTACCAACAATACCCGAGAGTTTGAGCGAGTAGCGGGAATCAGACTAGAAGACTGGAGCTAA
- the tmcA gene encoding tRNA cytosine(34) acetyltransferase TmcA codes for MAELTALHTLTAQMKREGIRRLLVLSGEGSWCGENALKLRDVLPGDWLWVSPQPASENHCTPSALQTLLGREFQHAVFDARQGFDAATFAALSGTLKAGSWLVLLLPAWEEWENHPDVDSLRWSDCPGPIATPHFVQHLKRVLAADNNAILWRQNQPFKLAHFAPYSDWRPATGEPQPEQQHILQQLLSMPPGVAAVTAARGRGKSALAGQLISRISGSAIVTAPAKAATDVLSQFAGEKYRFVAPDALLASDEKADWLVVDEAAAIPAPLLHQLVSRFSRTLLTTTVQGYEGTGRGFLLKFCARFPRLQRFELQQPIRWAQGCPLEKIVSEALVFDDENFTHKPQGDIVISAFEQALWRSDPETPLKVYQLLSGAHYRTSPLDLRRMMDAPGQHFLKAACENEITGALWLVDEGGLSQELSQAVWAGFRRPRGNLVAQSLAAHGSNPQAATLRGRRVSRIAVHPARQREGVGQQLIASALQYTPGLDYLSVSFGYTEELWRFWQRCGFVLVRMGNHREASSGCYTAMALLPISEAGKQLAEREHFRLRRDAQIIAQWNGETIPVDPLNDIVVTDGDWLELAGFAFAHRPLLTSLGCLTRLLQTSELALPALRGRLQKNASDAQLCTTLKLSGRKALLAHQREEAAQALFALDDARTERLRDRITQWQFFH; via the coding sequence ATGGCTGAACTGACGGCGCTTCACACATTAACAGCGCAAATGAAACGCGAAGGGATTCGCCGCTTGTTAGTGTTGAGCGGCGAAGGAAGCTGGTGCGGTGAGAATGCGCTTAAGTTGCGTGACGTATTACCGGGCGACTGGCTGTGGGTTTCGCCGCAGCCAGCTTCTGAAAACCACTGTACGCCATCAGCGCTACAAACTTTACTTGGGCGCGAGTTTCAGCACGCGGTATTCGACGCCCGCCAGGGCTTTGATGCCGCCACTTTTGCCGCACTTAGCGGAACGCTGAAAGCGGGAAGCTGGCTGGTGTTGTTGCTCCCTGCGTGGGAAGAATGGGAAAACCATCCTGATGTCGATTCGCTGCGCTGGAGTGATTGCCCTGGTCCTATTGCGACTCCGCATTTTGTCCAACATCTCAAACGCGTACTTGCGGCGGATAACAACGCTATCCTCTGGCGACAAAATCAGCCGTTCAAGTTGGCGCATTTTGCTCCTTATTCAGACTGGCGTCCTGCTACTGGCGAGCCGCAACCAGAACAACAGCACATATTACAGCAACTGCTGAGCATGCCGCCGGGCGTGGCTGCGGTAACTGCTGCGCGCGGGCGCGGTAAGTCGGCGCTGGCGGGGCAACTCATTTCCCGTATCTCTGGCAGTGCGATTGTTACTGCACCTGCGAAGGCTGCAACGGATGTGCTGTCGCAGTTTGCGGGCGAGAAGTATCGCTTTGTGGCGCCAGATGCCTTACTAGCCAGTGATGAAAAAGCCGACTGGCTGGTGGTTGACGAAGCTGCAGCCATTCCTGCGCCACTGTTGCATCAGCTGGTATCGCGTTTCTCACGCACTTTGTTAACTACAACGGTACAGGGCTATGAAGGCACCGGACGAGGATTTTTGCTGAAATTTTGCGCTCGCTTCCCGCGTCTTCAGCGTTTTGAATTGCAGCAGCCGATCCGCTGGGCGCAGGGCTGTCCACTGGAAAAAATAGTCAGTGAGGCACTGGTTTTTGACGATGAAAACTTCACTCACAAACCACAAGGTGACATCGTCATTTCCGCTTTTGAACAGGCGTTATGGCGAAGCGATCCGGAAACGCCGTTAAAGGTTTACCAGTTATTATCTGGTGCGCACTACCGGACATCACCACTGGATTTGCGACGGATGATGGACGCGCCTGGGCAACATTTCTTAAAGGCGGCTTGCGAAAACGAGATCACCGGGGCGCTGTGGCTGGTGGATGAGGGCGGATTATCTCAAGAACTCAGTCAGGCGGTATGGGCGGGTTTTCGTCGCCCGCGGGGTAATCTGGTGGCCCAGTCGCTGGCGGCGCACGGCAGCAATCCACAGGCGGCGACATTGCGCGGACGGCGGGTCAGCCGGATTGCAGTCCATCCGGCGCGTCAGCGCGAAGGCGTTGGGCAACAGCTCATTGCCAGCGCTTTGCAATATACGCCTGGCCTCGACTACCTTTCGGTAAGCTTTGGCTACACCGAGGAATTATGGCGTTTCTGGCAACGCTGTGGTTTTGTGCTGGTGCGAATGGGTAATCATCGCGAAGCCAGCAGTGGTTGCTATACGGCGATGGCGTTGTTACCGATTAGCGAAGCGGGTAAACAACTGGCAGAACGTGAGCATTTTCGTTTACGCCGCGATGCGCAAATTATCGCGCAGTGGAATGGCGAAACTATTCCAGTCGATCCGCTTAACGATATCGTGGTTACTGACGGCGACTGGCTGGAACTGGCTGGTTTTGCTTTCGCTCATCGTCCGCTTTTAACGTCATTAGGCTGTTTAACACGCCTGCTGCAAACCAGTGAACTGGCATTACCGGCGCTGCGCGGACGTTTACAGAAAAACGCCAGCGATGCGCAGTTATGTACCACACTTAAACTTTCAGGCCGTAAGGCGTTGTTGGCCCATCAGCGTGAAGAGGCGGCACAGGCGCTATTCGCACTTGATGATGCCCGCACTGAACGCCTGCGCGATCGCATAACGCAATGGCAATTTTTTCACTGA
- the bamC gene encoding outer membrane protein assembly factor BamC, with amino-acid sequence MAYSVQKSRLAKVAGVSLVLLLAACSSDSRYKRQVSGDEAYLEAAPLAELHAPAGMILPVTSGDYAIPVTNGSGAVGKALDIRPPAQPLALVSGARTQFTGDTASLLVENGRGNTLWPQVVSVLQAKNYTITQRDDAGQTLTTDWVQWNRLDEDEQYRGRYQISVKPQGYQQAVTVKLLNLEQAGKPVADAASMQRYSAEMMNVISAGLDKSVTDAANAAQNRASTTMDVQSGADDTGLPMLVVRGPFNVVWQRLPAALEKVGMKVTDSTRSQGSMAVTYKPLSDSDWQELGARDPELASGDYKLQVGDLDNRSSLQFIDPKGHTLTQSQNDALVSVFQAAFSK; translated from the coding sequence ATGGCTTACTCTGTACAAAAGTCGCGCCTGGCGAAGGTTGCGGGTGTTTCGCTTGTTCTTTTACTCGCAGCCTGTAGTTCGGACTCACGTTATAAGCGTCAGGTGAGCGGCGATGAAGCCTACCTGGAAGCGGCACCGCTTGCAGAACTTCACGCCCCGGCAGGAATGATTTTGCCGGTGACCTCCGGCGACTATGCGATTCCGGTAACTAACGGTAGTGGCGCAGTTGGCAAAGCGTTAGATATTCGTCCACCAGCCCAGCCGCTGGCGCTGGTTTCAGGCGCGCGTACCCAGTTTACGGGCGATACCGCTTCGCTGCTGGTGGAAAATGGTCGTGGCAATACTCTGTGGCCGCAGGTCGTTAGCGTGCTGCAGGCGAAAAACTATACCATTACCCAACGCGATGATGCCGGTCAGACGCTGACCACCGATTGGGTACAATGGAACCGTCTGGACGAAGACGAGCAGTATCGTGGTCGTTATCAAATCTCTGTTAAACCGCAGGGTTATCAGCAGGCGGTAACGGTGAAATTGCTGAACCTGGAGCAGGCTGGCAAGCCGGTTGCAGATGCGGCGTCTATGCAGCGTTACAGTGCTGAGATGATGAACGTCATTTCCGCTGGCCTGGATAAATCCGTCACTGACGCGGCTAATGCGGCGCAAAACCGTGCTTCCACAACAATGGATGTACAAAGCGGCGCTGACGACACTGGTTTACCGATGCTGGTCGTGCGTGGTCCGTTCAACGTAGTATGGCAACGTCTGCCTGCTGCGCTGGAAAAAGTGGGCATGAAAGTGACCGACAGCACTCGTTCACAGGGCAGCATGGCCGTAACTTACAAGCCACTGTCTGACAGCGACTGGCAGGAACTGGGCGCCCGTGATCCTGAACTGGCATCCGGCGACTACAAACTGCAGGTCGGTGATTTAGATAACCGCAGCAGCTTACAGTTTATTGATCCAAAAGGTCATACGCTGACACAAAGCCAAAACGACGCACTGGTATCAGTCTTCCAGGCTGCGTTTAGCAAGTAA
- the ypfJ gene encoding KPN_02809 family neutral zinc metallopeptidase, which translates to MRWQGRRESDNVEDRRNSSGSPSMGGPGFRLPTGKGGLILLVVVLVAGYYGVDLTGLMTGQPVSQQQSTRSISPNEDEAAKFTSVILATTEDTWGQQFEKMGKTYQQPKLVMYRGMTRTGCGAGQSIMGPFYCPADGTVYIDLSFYDDMKDKLGADGDFAQGYVIAHEVGHHVQKLLGIEPKVRQLQQNATQAEVNRLSVRMELQADCFAGVWGHSMQQQGVLETGDLEEALNAAQAIGDDRLQQQSQGQVVPDSFTHGTSQQRYSWFKRGFDSGDPAQCNTFGKSI; encoded by the coding sequence ATGCGCTGGCAAGGGCGTCGTGAAAGTGACAATGTTGAAGACAGGCGAAACAGCTCCGGTAGTCCGTCAATGGGCGGTCCCGGTTTTCGCTTACCAACCGGTAAAGGTGGGTTAATTTTACTGGTGGTTGTGTTGGTCGCTGGCTACTATGGTGTTGATTTAACTGGATTGATGACCGGGCAGCCCGTTTCCCAACAGCAATCAACGCGTTCAATTAGCCCAAATGAAGACGAAGCGGCAAAATTCACTTCGGTGATTCTGGCAACCACGGAAGACACCTGGGGACAGCAATTCGAGAAGATGGGTAAGACCTACCAGCAACCGAAGCTGGTCATGTACCGTGGAATGACTCGCACCGGTTGCGGGGCGGGGCAGTCCATTATGGGACCGTTTTATTGCCCGGCGGATGGCACAGTCTATATCGATCTCTCCTTCTATGATGACATGAAAGACAAACTGGGCGCGGATGGTGATTTTGCTCAAGGGTACGTTATCGCCCATGAAGTCGGTCATCACGTGCAGAAACTGTTAGGTATCGAGCCGAAAGTCCGTCAACTGCAACAAAACGCGACGCAAGCGGAAGTCAACCGCTTATCTGTGCGTATGGAACTCCAGGCCGACTGCTTTGCCGGTGTCTGGGGGCATAGCATGCAGCAGCAAGGCGTTCTGGAAACCGGCGATCTGGAAGAGGCGCTGAACGCGGCGCAGGCCATCGGCGATGACCGTTTACAACAGCAAAGTCAGGGGCAGGTGGTGCCAGACAGCTTTACCCATGGTACATCCCAACAACGCTATAGCTGGTTTAAACGTGGTTTCGACAGCGGCGATCCGGCACAATGCAATACTTTTGGTAAAAGCATTTAA
- the dapA gene encoding 4-hydroxy-tetrahydrodipicolinate synthase translates to MFTGSIVAIVTPMDEKGNVCRASLKKLIDYHVASGTSAIVSVGTTGESATLNHDEHVDVVMMTLELADGRIPVIAGTGANATTEAINLTQRFNNSGVVGCLTVTPYYNRPSQEGLYQHFKAIAEHTDLPQILYNVPSRTGCDLLPETVGRLAKVKNIVGIKEATGNLTRVNQIKELVSDDFVLLSGDDASALDFMQLGGHGVISVTANVAARDMAQMCKLAAEGHFAEARVINQRLMPLHNKLFVEPNPIPVKWACKELGLVAIDTLRLPMTPITDSGRETVRAALKHAGLL, encoded by the coding sequence ATGTTCACGGGAAGTATTGTCGCGATTGTTACTCCGATGGATGAAAAAGGTAATGTCTGTCGGGCTAGCTTAAAAAAACTGATTGATTATCATGTCGCCAGCGGTACTTCGGCGATCGTTTCTGTTGGTACTACTGGTGAGTCCGCCACTCTGAACCATGACGAGCATGTCGATGTCGTGATGATGACGCTGGAGTTGGCTGATGGGCGCATTCCGGTGATTGCCGGAACCGGTGCTAACGCCACCACAGAAGCCATTAACCTAACGCAGCGTTTCAACAACAGCGGTGTCGTCGGCTGCCTGACGGTGACCCCTTACTACAACCGCCCATCGCAAGAAGGTCTGTATCAGCATTTCAAAGCCATCGCTGAACATACTGACCTGCCGCAAATTCTGTATAATGTGCCGTCCCGTACTGGTTGCGATCTGCTACCAGAAACGGTGGGCCGTCTGGCGAAAGTAAAAAATATTGTCGGAATCAAAGAAGCAACAGGGAACTTAACGCGGGTAAACCAGATCAAAGAGCTGGTTTCAGACGATTTTGTTCTGCTGAGCGGCGATGATGCGAGCGCGCTGGACTTCATGCAGTTAGGCGGTCATGGCGTAATTTCCGTTACGGCTAACGTCGCAGCGCGAGATATGGCCCAGATGTGCAAACTGGCGGCAGAAGGGCATTTTGCCGAGGCACGCGTTATTAATCAGCGTCTGATGCCATTACACAACAAACTATTTGTCGAACCCAATCCAATCCCTGTGAAATGGGCATGTAAGGAACTGGGTCTTGTGGCGATCGATACGCTGCGCCTGCCAATGACGCCAATCACCGACAGTGGTCGTGAGACGGTCAGAGCGGCGCTTAAGCATGCCGGTTTGCTGTAA
- the purC gene encoding phosphoribosylaminoimidazolesuccinocarboxamide synthase: protein MQKQAELYRGKAKTVYSTENPDLLVLEFRNDTSAGDGARIEQFDRKGMVNNKFNYFIMSKLAEAGIPTQMERLLSDTECLVKKLDMVPVECVVRNRAAGSLVKRLGIEEGIELNPPLFDLFLKNDAMHDPMVNESYCETFGWVSKENLARMKELTYKANDVLKKLFDDAGLILVDFKLEFGLYKGEVVLGDEFSPDGSRLWDKETLEKMDKDRFRQSLGGLIEAYEAVARRLGVQLD from the coding sequence ATGCAAAAGCAAGCTGAGTTGTATCGTGGTAAAGCGAAAACCGTATACAGCACGGAAAACCCGGACCTGTTGGTGCTCGAATTCCGCAATGATACGTCAGCAGGGGATGGCGCGCGCATTGAGCAGTTTGATCGCAAAGGTATGGTGAACAACAAGTTCAACTACTTCATTATGAGCAAACTGGCTGAAGCGGGTATCCCGACTCAAATGGAGCGTCTGCTCTCCGATACCGAATGTCTGGTGAAAAAGCTGGATATGGTGCCGGTTGAGTGTGTCGTGCGTAACCGTGCTGCTGGCTCTCTGGTGAAACGTCTTGGAATCGAAGAAGGTATTGAGCTGAACCCACCGCTGTTCGATTTGTTCCTGAAAAACGACGCCATGCACGATCCGATGGTCAACGAATCTTACTGCGAAACCTTTGGCTGGGTAAGCAAAGAGAACCTGGCGCGTATGAAAGAACTGACTTACAAAGCGAACGACGTGCTGAAAAAACTGTTCGATGATGCCGGTCTGATTCTGGTCGACTTCAAGCTGGAGTTTGGTCTGTACAAAGGCGAAGTCGTGCTGGGTGATGAGTTCTCCCCGGACGGCAGCCGCCTGTGGGACAAAGAAACGCTGGAGAAAATGGACAAAGACCGTTTCCGCCAGAGCCTCGGTGGCCTGATCGAAGCCTATGAAGCCGTCGCCCGCCGCCTGGGTGTACAGCTGGACTGA
- the bcp gene encoding thioredoxin-dependent thiol peroxidase, translated as MNPLKAGDIAPKFSLPDQDGEQVNLTDFQGQRVLVYFYPKAMTPGCTVQACGLRDNMEELKKAGVDVLGISTDKPEKLSRFADKELLNFTLLSDEDHQVCEQFGVWGEKSFMGKTYDGIHRISFLIDANGKIEHVFDDFKTSNHHDVVLNWLKEHA; from the coding sequence ATGAATCCACTGAAAGCCGGTGACATCGCACCGAAATTTAGCTTGCCGGACCAAGACGGAGAACAAGTTAATTTGACCGACTTCCAGGGACAGCGTGTTCTGGTTTATTTCTACCCGAAAGCCATGACCCCCGGCTGTACCGTACAGGCCTGCGGCTTACGCGATAACATGGAAGAGTTAAAAAAAGCGGGCGTTGATGTGCTCGGTATCAGCACCGATAAACCTGAAAAACTTTCCCGTTTCGCAGATAAAGAACTGCTTAACTTTACGCTTCTGTCCGATGAAGACCACCAGGTATGCGAACAATTCGGCGTCTGGGGCGAGAAGTCTTTCATGGGCAAAACCTACGATGGTATTCACCGTATCAGCTTCCTGATCGATGCCAACGGCAAAATCGAACACGTATTTGACGATTTCAAAACCAGCAATCACCACGACGTAGTGCTTAACTGGCTAAAAGAACACGCCTGA
- a CDS encoding AI-2E family transporter, producing the protein MLEMLMQWYRRRFSDPEAIALLVILVAGFGIIFFFSGLLAPLLVAIVLAYLLEWPTVRLQSIGCSRRWATSIVLVLFVGILLLMAFVVMPIAWQQGIYLIRDMPGMLNKLSDFAATLPRRYPALMDAGIIDAMADNMRSRMLTMGDSVVKISLASLVGLLTIAVYLVLVPLMVFFLLKDKEQMLNAVRRVLPRNRGLAGQVWKEMNQQITNYIRGKVLEMIVVGIATWLGFLLFGLNYSLLLAVLVGFSVLIPYIGAFVVTIPVVGVALFQFGAGTEFWSCFAVYLIIQALDGNLLVPVLFSEAVNLHPLVIILSVVIFGGLWGFWGVFFAIPLATLIKAVIHAWPDGQIPQE; encoded by the coding sequence ATGCTCGAAATGTTGATGCAATGGTATCGCCGCCGTTTTAGCGACCCGGAAGCGATTGCCTTGCTGGTTATTTTAGTTGCCGGTTTTGGCATTATCTTTTTCTTTAGTGGATTACTCGCGCCGTTGCTGGTGGCTATTGTGCTGGCCTATTTGCTGGAATGGCCCACTGTGCGCCTGCAATCTATTGGCTGTTCCCGCCGTTGGGCGACGTCGATTGTGCTGGTCCTGTTTGTTGGCATCCTGCTACTGATGGCATTTGTGGTCATGCCTATCGCCTGGCAACAGGGCATTTATTTAATCCGCGATATGCCGGGCATGCTCAATAAGCTTTCTGATTTTGCCGCCACGTTGCCGCGCCGCTATCCGGCGTTGATGGACGCGGGCATTATTGATGCGATGGCTGACAATATGCGTAGCCGGATGCTTACCATGGGCGATTCAGTGGTGAAAATCTCCCTCGCCTCGCTGGTCGGTTTGCTGACCATTGCCGTCTATCTGGTGCTGGTGCCATTGATGGTCTTCTTCCTGCTGAAAGACAAAGAGCAAATGCTGAATGCCGTTCGTCGGGTGCTGCCGCGCAACCGTGGACTGGCAGGGCAGGTGTGGAAGGAGATGAACCAGCAAATCACCAACTACATCCGTGGCAAGGTACTGGAGATGATCGTGGTGGGGATCGCCACCTGGCTGGGATTCTTACTCTTCGGGCTGAACTATTCGCTGCTGCTGGCGGTGCTGGTCGGTTTCTCGGTGCTTATTCCGTACATTGGCGCATTCGTGGTGACCATTCCGGTGGTCGGCGTGGCGCTATTCCAGTTTGGCGCTGGCACCGAGTTCTGGAGCTGCTTCGCGGTGTATCTGATTATCCAGGCGCTGGACGGTAACTTACTCGTACCGGTGTTGTTCTCTGAAGCCGTGAACCTGCATCCGTTGGTGATTATTTTATCGGTGGTGATTTTCGGCGGGCTGTGGGGATTCTGGGGCGTATTCTTCGCTATCCCACTGGCAACGCTAATCAAAGCAGTAATCCATGCCTGGCCGGATGGTCAAATCCCGCAAGAGTAA
- a CDS encoding glycine cleavage system transcriptional repressor, which yields MTLSSQHYLVITALGADRPGIVNTITRHVSSCGCNIEDSRLAMLGEEFTFIMLLSGSWNAITLIESTLPLKGAELDLLIVMKRTTARPRPPMPASVWVQVDVADSPHLIERFTALFDAHHMNIAELVSRTQPAENERAAQLHIQITAHSPASADSANIEQAFKALCTELNAQGSINVVNYSQHDEQDGVN from the coding sequence TTGACACTGTCATCGCAACATTATCTGGTGATCACTGCGCTGGGTGCCGATCGCCCAGGAATTGTGAATACCATCACCCGTCATGTCAGTAGTTGCGGCTGTAATATCGAAGACAGTCGCCTGGCGATGTTGGGAGAAGAGTTCACGTTTATCATGCTGCTTTCCGGTTCATGGAACGCCATCACCTTGATTGAATCAACGTTACCGTTGAAAGGCGCCGAGCTGGATCTTTTAATCGTGATGAAACGAACGACCGCTCGCCCACGTCCACCGATGCCCGCATCTGTCTGGGTTCAGGTCGATGTGGCGGACTCCCCGCATTTAATTGAGCGCTTCACAGCACTTTTCGACGCGCACCATATGAACATTGCAGAACTGGTGTCACGCACGCAACCTGCTGAAAATGAAAGGGCTGCGCAGCTACATATTCAGATCACCGCCCACAGCCCGGCGTCTGCGGACTCAGCAAATATTGAGCAAGCGTTCAAAGCACTATGTACAGAACTCAATGCGCAAGGCAGTATTAACGTCGTCAACTATTCCCAACATGATGAACAGGATGGAGTTAATTAA
- the bepA gene encoding beta-barrel assembly-enhancing protease: MFRQLKKNLVATLIAAVTLGQVAPAFADSADTLPDMGTSAGSTLSIGQEMQMGDYYVRQLRGSAPLINDPLLTQYINSLGMRLVSHANSVKTPFHFFLINNDEINAFAFFGGNVVLHSALFRYSDNESQLASVMAHEISHVTQRHLARAMEDQQRSAPLTWVGALGSILLAMASPQAGMAALTGTLAGTRQGMISFTQQNEQEADRIGIQVLQRSGFDPQAMPTFLEKLLDQARYSSRPPEILLTHPLPESRLADARNRANQMRPMVVQSSEDFYLAKARTLGMYNSGRNQLTSDLLDEWAKGNVRQQRAAQYGRALQAMEANKFDEARKTLQPLLAAEPANAWFLDLATDIDLGQHKANDAINRLKNARDLRTSPVLQLNLANAYLQGGQPQEAANILNRYTFNNKDDSNGWDLLAQAEAALNNRDQELAARAEGYALAGRLDQAISLLSSASSQVKLGSLQQARYDARIDQLRQLQERFKPYTKM; the protein is encoded by the coding sequence ATGTTCAGGCAGTTGAAAAAAAACCTGGTTGCTACCCTCATTGCTGCTGTGACCCTCGGTCAGGTAGCCCCGGCGTTTGCCGACAGCGCAGACACCTTGCCGGATATGGGAACCTCCGCAGGAAGCACACTTTCCATTGGTCAGGAAATGCAGATGGGCGACTATTATGTTCGCCAGTTACGCGGCAGCGCGCCGTTAATTAATGATCCGCTATTAACGCAATACATTAACTCGCTGGGGATGCGTCTGGTTTCGCATGCCAATTCAGTTAAGACGCCATTCCATTTCTTTCTGATCAATAACGACGAAATTAACGCCTTTGCTTTCTTTGGCGGCAACGTAGTGCTGCATTCAGCCCTGTTCCGTTATTCCGATAACGAAAGCCAACTGGCTTCGGTTATGGCGCATGAAATCTCCCACGTCACCCAGCGCCACCTGGCGCGAGCGATGGAAGATCAGCAACGTAGCGCACCACTCACCTGGGTCGGGGCGTTAGGTTCTATTTTACTGGCGATGGCCAGCCCGCAGGCGGGAATGGCAGCGCTGACCGGTACGCTGGCGGGAACACGCCAGGGGATGATCAGCTTCACCCAGCAAAACGAACAGGAAGCAGACCGCATTGGGATTCAGGTGCTGCAACGCTCGGGGTTCGATCCGCAGGCGATGCCGACCTTCCTCGAAAAATTGCTCGATCAGGCGCGTTACTCTTCGCGTCCGCCGGAAATTTTGCTGACTCACCCGTTGCCGGAAAGCCGTCTGGCTGATGCTCGTAACCGTGCTAATCAGATGCGCCCGATGGTGGTGCAGTCGTCGGAGGATTTCTATCTGGCGAAAGCGCGCACACTGGGGATGTACAATTCCGGACGTAATCAGCTCACCAGTGATTTGCTGGATGAATGGGCGAAAGGTAACGTTCGTCAGCAACGGGCGGCGCAATATGGTCGTGCTTTACAGGCGATGGAAGCCAATAAATTCGATGAAGCACGGAAAACGCTTCAGCCATTATTAGCGGCAGAACCGGCTAATGCATGGTTTCTCGATCTGGCAACCGATATTGACCTTGGGCAACACAAAGCCAATGACGCGATCAATAGGCTGAAAAATGCCCGCGATTTACGCACCAGTCCGGTGTTGCAGCTCAACCTGGCAAACGCGTATCTGCAAGGCGGTCAACCGCAGGAAGCGGCCAATATTCTGAATCGCTATACTTTTAATAATAAAGATGACAGCAATGGCTGGGATTTGCTGGCACAGGCGGAGGCCGCGCTAAATAACCGCGATCAGGAACTGGCAGCGCGAGCAGAAGGTTATGCGCTGGCCGGGCGACTCGACCAGGCCATTTCTCTGTTAAGTAGCGCAAGTTCGCAGGTGAAATTAGGCAGCCTACAACAAGCGCGTTACGATGCGCGCATCGACCAGTTGCGCCAGTTGCAGGAACGCTTTAAGCCTTATACCAAGATGTAA
- the vapB gene encoding toxin-antitoxin system antitoxin VapB: METTVFLSNRSQAVRLPKAVALPEDVKKVEIIAIGRTRIITPVGESWDSWFDGENVSADFMDIRDQPAMQERESF; encoded by the coding sequence ATGGAAACTACTGTATTTTTAAGTAATCGCAGTCAGGCTGTCAGATTACCTAAAGCGGTCGCTCTGCCAGAAGACGTTAAGAAAGTAGAAATTATTGCGATTGGTCGTACAAGAATCATTACTCCCGTTGGTGAGTCCTGGGACAGTTGGTTTGATGGCGAAAATGTGAGTGCGGATTTTATGGATATTCGTGATCAACCCGCAATGCAGGAAAGGGAATCATTCTGA